One segment of Salvia splendens isolate huo1 chromosome 20, SspV2, whole genome shotgun sequence DNA contains the following:
- the LOC121781616 gene encoding uncharacterized protein LOC121781616: protein MAFMKQTGECMKDSNKRIVQVEANVNALNIHMKSIDNQISQISQAVGIQHQPGQFPSQTVANPKDCKDCKAINLRSGKSYEGPTMPAEKEKISQEETVVEEVVEEEEPVEEVPPPKASTVIPAPPAEVKIPFPQRVQKKKLDDHFSRFLDIFRKVNINIPLVEALQQMPTYAKFLKDVLSKKKKWTDYETVNISENCSAIIQKKLPAKLKDPRSFNISCVIGNDRQTKALCDLGASINLMALSFFRKMKIGTLKPITITLQMADRTVTYPKGIIEDVLVMVHDFIFPVDFVVLDMEEDVNVPLILGRPFLATGKALIDVAKGELTLHMGNKRHILSIYNAMKSREEEKLVMKKECKAVHVVEVQKAQEIEFTFGDFSLPQWMFASCG from the coding sequence ATGGCCTTTATGAAGCAAACGGGAGAGTGCATGAAGGACTCCAACAAAAGGATAGTGCAGGTTGAAGCTAATGTGAATGCCTTGAATATTCACATGAAGAGCATCGATAACCAGATCAGCCAGATTTCACAGGCAGTGGGTATTCAGCATCAACCGGGCCAATTTCCTTCACAAACAGTTGCAAATCCTAAAGACTGTAAGGATTGCAAAGCCATTAATCTGAGaagtggaaagagctatgaaggcccaaCCATGCCTGCAGAGAAGGAGAAAATCTCTCAAGAGGAGACAGTGGTAGAAGAGGTGGTGGAAGAAGAAGAACCAGTGGAAGAGGTGCCGCCTCCCAAGGCAAGTACCGTGATACCTGCACCCCCTGCTGAGGTTAAGATCCCATTTCCACAACGCgtgcagaagaagaaactagATGATCACTTCTCTAGGTTTCTTGACATATTTAGAAAAGTGAACATCAACATCCCGTTGGTAGAGGCGTTACAGCAAATGCCTACATATGCAAAGTTTCTAAAAGATGTGctctccaagaagaagaagtggaCTGATTATGAGACGGTGAACATATCTGAAAACTGTAGTGCCATAATTCAGAAAAAGCTACCGGCCAAGCTTAAAGATCCTAGGAGTTTCAACATCTCATGCGTCATTGGAAATGACAGACAGACAAAGGCACTTTGTGATCTGGGGGCGAGTATAAATTTGATGGCATTATCATTTTTCAGAAAGATGAAGATCGGCACTCTCAAGCCGATAACAATCACGCTACAGATGGCAGATAGAACCGTCACCTATCCCAAAGGAATTATTGAGGACGTTCTTGTGATGGTACACGACTTCATATTCCCCGTCGATTTTGTAGTGTTGGATATGGAAGAAGACGTGAATGTACCGCTTATCCTGGGGCGCCCATTCCTTGCAACGGGAAAAGCATTGATAGATGTAGCAAAGGGAGAGCTCACTCTTCATATGGGCAACAAACGTCACATCCTATCTATCTACAATGCTATGAAGAGTCGTGAGGAAGAAAAACTTGTTATGAAGAAGGAGTGCAAAGCTGTGCACGTTGTAGAGGTCCAAAAGGCACAAGAAATTGAGTTCACATTTGGGGATTTTTCTTTACCGCAATGGATGTTTGCTTCATGTGGTTGA
- the LOC121782205 gene encoding ankyrin repeat-containing protein BDA1-like, translated as MERLQTKLFEAATQNSITSLQQLLIDDPLILERALVNRFNETPLHVAAMLGHVDFVREIIGLQPQLVNELNSHHSSPLHLAAAKGHVGVVKALLSVDNQACLARDRNELLPLHLAAAKGHVEAMKLLLEARPEATRVTACGGESILHLCVKSYQLEAIKLIVKSVRNAGDFINSRDNDGNTVLHLAVAEKQVEAVKYLVSVGAVDVDAKNEDGLTAMDVLTGSRRDVRDPEIAYLLKHGDKPAKKKEKKNSVNGLLKQHAVWLEKEKNTLMVVASLIATMTFQVGTNPPDGLWKTYATVDYSKNFYIGNTVAFISSLSIILLLTSGLPIRRRFFMWILMVIIWIAISASAWSYITVIVYLKETESDSYTAPSSYTDPQVCTVIVWLGLMFLLLVGHTIRLIVWVLKKLGRGVLKCKRSLC; from the exons atggAGAGACTGCAAACTAAGCTCTTTGAAGCTGCAACACAAAATTCCATCACTTCACTTCAACAACTACTGATTGATGATCCACTAATCCTCGAGAGAGCTCTTGTTAACCGTTTCAACGAGACACCTTTGCACGTTGCAGCCATGTTAGGCCACGTGGATTTCGTCCGGGAAATCATAGGGTTGCAACCACAACTGGTGAACGAGTTGAATTCGCATCACTCTTCTCCTCTGCATCTTGCAGCGGCTAAAGGGCATGTCGGGGTCGTGAAGGCTCTTCTATCGGTCGATAACCAGGCGTGTTTGGCCCGCGATAGGAATGAGCTTTTGCCGTTGCATTTGGCAGCGGCCAAAGGCCACGTTGAAGCTATGAAACTGCTACTTGAAGCTCGACCGGAAGCGACTAGGGTTACGGCTTGTGGAGGAGAGAGCATCTTGCATTTGTGTGTCAAAAGTTACCAATTGGAAGCTATCAAGCTAATAGTGAAAAGTGTGAGAAATGCTGGTGACTTCATCAACTCTAGGGATAATGATGGAAACACTGTCTTGCATTTAGCTGTTGCAGAGAAGCAAGTTGAG GCTGTGAAATATTTGGTGAGCGTGGGTGCAGTAGACGTGGATGCAAAAAATGAAGATGGTTTAACAGCAATGGATGTTCTTACTGGAAGCAGAAGAGATGTGAGGGACCCTGAAATTGCATACTTGCTTAAACATGGTGATAAGCCAGCAaagaagaaggaaaagaaaaacagtGTGAATGGTTTGTTGAAGCAACATGCAGTTTGGcttgagaaagagaaaaatacaTTAATGGTGGTGGCTTCCTTGATTGCGACCATGACTTTTCAAGTTGGAACTAACCCTCCCGATGGTCTTTGGAAAACATATGCAACTGTCGATTATTCTAAAAATTTCTACATTGGGAACACAGTAGCGTTCATATCGTCTCTAAGCATCATATTGCTTTTGACAAGTGGATTGCCGATAAGGCGTAGGTTCTTTATGTGGATCCTTATGGTGATCATTTGGATCGCCATCTCAGCTAGTGCATGGAGTTATATAACCGTCATAGTGTATTTGAAAGAGACTGAGAGTGATTCGTATACAGCCCCAAGTTCGTATACAGACCCACAAGTGTGCACGGTGATTGTGTGGCTCGGTTTGATGTTTCTCCTTCTCGTTGGTCACACCATCCGTTTGATAGTGTGGGTCCTTAAAAAGCTTGGAAGGGGAGTGCTCAAGTGTAAACGTTCTTTGTGCTAA